The following is a genomic window from Flavobacterium sp..
AAGAAAAACGAATACCACACCCGATGTCATCATTAAAAAGTATTTTAATGAATTGCAACTTTGGAAAAACGAAGAGAACGATATTGATGTATTGGTTCAATTGGTCAATGTTATTCGTCCGAAAAGTCCAAAAAAACTTGAAAAATTCAGTGTTTTTCCTATAATAGAGTTCTTTACGAATAATGCAACAGAAAGAGAAAACTTTGTAGCGTATTTAAAAAACGTTTTGGAAAATAAAAACTTCGATGCCATTTTAACCGATGCAGGAATTTTACAAGACATCGATTTCTTTTACGAAGTTAAAAAGCGATTGTTTGCCAAAATCCTACCATATCAAGCGCCAAAAGACACTTTACAATACGTTTTAAATCAGATTTTTTATGCAGATTCTGATCCTGTTTGGATTAATAAAATTCCGAAAGTAGAGTTAGAAACACTTTTCGATTTGTTTCAATTTGAAACCATTTATGAATCGGTTGATGCTAGTTCCCCAATGTATGAAGTAATGCAAGCTATTAATTTGTTAGCACAACGAACAAGTGGAAAAGCATTGGAAACAGATGTAATGAAAATGGTTCCCGAATATTCTGGTTTAGAAAGTCCGTTTGCGGCTTTTGAAAAGGAATTATACGCCATTGAACATACTATTAGAAGTAAAGAATCTGAATTTTATACTACATCATTAGATATAAATTTTAAGCAATTACTTATACTGTATGGTCAATGTAATGATTTTGTTGAGAAAGCCTTTCAAAACTCCTCTAAATTCGGTATTTCGTTACGCGTGAACCAAAACTTACTCAGTATAAAACAGCACTTGTACCGTATTGGCGTTTTATTACCACTTTTAGTAATCGATAAACCCGAAGAAAAGAAATCAAAGTCAATAGAATTAGCCATTAAGTTAGTTAAATACAACTGTTTAAAAACCAACGTTAGAAAATTGTTTGCCGAAAGCACGCAATTGTTGTCATACGAAATTACACAGCACACCGCAAAAACAGGCGAACATTACATTACTGAATCGAAAACCGAATATTTCAAAATGTTATATGCGGCAATTGGTGGTGGTTTAATTGTTGGGATTTTGTGTATCATAAAATTATTATTGTCAAAATTAGAAACTTCAGATTTTGGTCATGCCTTTTTTTACAGTATGAATTATTCGTTTGGTTTCATTGCAATTTATATTTTAGGTTTTACTTTAGCAACCAAACAACCTGCCATGACGGCGGCAGCTTTAATTAGCGCTTTAGAAGACGGTTTAAAAAAACAAGCCAATGGAGATGGAGAAAAACACAACAGTTTTGCTGTTTTATTTGCTCGTTTGTTTCGTTCCCAGTTTATTGCGTTTGTAGGAAATGTGCTGATGGCTTTTCCAGTGGCGCTATTGGGAATTTGGTTAATCGATTTGGGTTTCAACTACAACATTGCCGAAACCAAATGGGAAAAATTAGTTACTGATTTAAGCCCAGTGCATTCTTTAGCGATTTTTCATGCCGCTATAGCTGGTTTTTTCTTGTTTTTATCGGGAATTATTTCAGGAAGTATTGCGAACCGCGATAAACATTTTAATGTGTATTACCGAATTCAAGAACATCCGTTGTTAAAGTTAAACTTTGGAAAAGCTAAGGCTGATAAAATTTCAAAATGGTATGAACATTATTGGGCAGGGATTGTTTCTAATTTTTGGTTTGGAATTTTCCTTGGAAGCACGGCTTCAATCGGGTTATTTTTAGGATTAAATTTAGACATACGGCACATTACTTTTGCCAGTGGAAATCTTGCATTAGCAGTATATGGAGCTGATTATATGGTGAATAATGTCATGTTGTTTTGGGGCATTTTAGGGATAGGAATTATTGGTTTCGTGAATTTTTTAGTTAGTTTTAGCTTGTCGCTTGGATTGGCATTTCGTTCGCGAAATATTCCATTAACTGAATTAAGACCTATAATCACTTCCATAAAACAACATTTTTTTAGAAAACCGTTGAGTTTCTTTTTTCCTACCGAATAGTTTATGAGTGAGCATTACCGCAAAATAATTCATGTGGATATGGATGCGTTTTATGCATCGGTAGAGCAAATGGATAATCCTGAGTTGAAAGGAAAACCATTGGCGGTAGGCGGAAGTGAAATTAGAGGCGTTGTTAGTGCAGCAAGTTACGAAGCTAGAAAATTTGGAGTACGAAGTGCTATTAGCGGTATTCAAGCTAAAAAATTATGCCCTGATTTAATTTTTGTACCACCCCGATTTGATCGATATAAAGAAATTTCTAAACAAATTAGAAAGATTTTCCTCGATTATACTGATTTAGTTGAACCGTTATCGCTTGATGAAGCCTATTTAGATGTTACTGAGAATAAAAAAGGCAATCCAAGTGCCACATTAATTGCTCAAGAAATCAGAAAACGCATTTTTGATGAAGTTGGTCTTACGGCTTCGGCAGGAATTTCCGTCAATAAATTTGTAGCAAAAATTGCTTCAGATTACAACAAACCTAACGGACAAAAAACGGTAAATCCAGATGAGGTAGAAGTGTTTTTAGAAAAATTAGACATAAAAAAATTCTATGGTGTAGGTAAAGTCACGGCCGAAAAAATGTATCAATTGGGCATTTTTACTGGGTTCGATTTAAAACAAAAGCCTATGGAATACTTGGAAAAACATTTTGGAAACAGCGGGTTTCATTATTTTCAAATTGTGCGAGGTATTCACAACAGTTCAGTAAAACCCAACCGAAAAATTAAATCGGTAGGAGCTGAGCGCACTTTCAACGAGAATTTATCTTCCGAAATTTTCATGGAAGAACGTTTGAAAAGTATCGCTAATGAATTAGAAAAACGCCTACAAAAAAGCAAAATCTCAGGAAAAACCATTACTTTAAAAATAAAATACTCCGACTTCACGTTACAAACCCGAAGCAAAACCTTACCGTATTTTGTAAACGACAAACACATTATTGTAGACGTAGCCAAAGATTTACTTTACCAAGAGCGGTTAAGAAACTCTGTGCGATTGCTAGGAATTTCCATCCACAACTTAAACAATGAAGAAAAAACGAATATTGTATTGCCTCAAAAAAGTGTTTCGGTGCAATTGAAGTTTGAGTTTTAGTTACTTAAACAAGCGTTAAAGTTGTGTTTTCTAACTTGTTGATTCATTTTTCTTTTTAGTTTTGACAAAAATAACATCGGATATGGAGTTCAAAGTGTATGATGCTGCGTTTGCAAAACAGTATGAAAAAGTTGCTATGAAAGCAATGCCGCTAGTATCTTGGGATATTTTTTCTCAGTATTTGTTGCAAACCAATGTAGTGCTTCATGATGTGCGATCGTTACATCAAATTGCTAACAAAAATCAATGGAATACGGTGTGGGATTATAAAGAAAGTCTTCAAGATGAAACCGTTATTGTGGTTACCGATGCGCAGTTAAAAATTGTTTTCGCTAGTAAAAACATACACAAAATGAACGGCTATGAAGCAAATGAAGTGATTGGAAACTCGCCAAAAATGTTTCAAGGGGCTAAAACAGATTTACAAGTTAGTAATGAAATTAGACAAGCCATTTTAAACAAAGTACCGTTTGAGAAAAACGTAATCAATTATTGCAAAGATGGTTCGTTATACAAATGTCACATTAAAGGCTTTCCAATTTTCAATAACAAAGGAGAAGTGACAAATTTTATTGCGTTTGAAAAAATAGCTGCTTAAAATTAATTAAAAACACTAACCAGAACTTAAATAAAACAAAAACGAGTGCTAAAGTAATTTAGCACTCATTTTTTAGTATTAAAATTCTGTTATTCTATTTCTGAAACTCGCATGGTGTTCACCATTCCTTTAGCTACAATTGGCATTGCTGCTAGGTTTACTACCATATCACCTTTTTTTACATATTTTCTTTCTTTACAAATGGTGTTGATGTCATCAATAGTATCATCTGTACTTACTAATTTATCGTAGAAGTAAGCTCTTACTCCCCATAAAAGATTCAATTGTGTTAAAATTCTATGGTTAGAAGTAAATACTAAAATATGTGATTTTGGTCGCCATGCTGAAATTTGAAATGCCGTATAACCTGAATTAGTTAAAGTTGTAATCGCTTTTGCATTAATGGAATCGGCCATTAAAGAAGCATGATAACAAATTGATTTAGTAATAAAACGTTGGTTTTTTATTTGTGGTTGCGAAATTGGCACTTTAATAAGTGGCGAATCTTCAACACTTTCAATAATACGAGTCATGGTTTCAATTACCTCTACTGGATAATTCCCTACTGATGTTTCTCCAGATAACATTACTGCATCTGCTCCGTCCATTACAGAGTTTGCAACGTCATTTACTTCTGCTCTTGTAGGAGTTAATGAAGTTATCATGGTTTCCATCATTTGTGTTGCCACAATTACAGGAATACGAGCCGTTTTAGCTCTATGAATCAATTTTTTCTGAATCAACGGAACTTCTTCCGCAGGAACTTCCACACCTAAATCGCCACGAGCAACCATTAATCCATCACAAAAAGCTACAATTTTATCGATATTTTCAACCGCTTCCGGTTTTTCAATTTTAGCAATAATTGGAATTTTATGTTCTGAATGTTCAGTTATCAAATCTTGTAAATCTTCTAAATCTTGTGGTGTTCTAACAAAAGATAATGCAATCCAATCTACTTTATTTTCAATAGCAAACTTAGCATCGCGAATATCCTTTTCTGTTAAAGCTGGTAATGATACTTTTGTATTTGGTA
Proteins encoded in this region:
- a CDS encoding recombinase, producing MLRRKTNTTPDVIIKKYFNELQLWKNEENDIDVLVQLVNVIRPKSPKKLEKFSVFPIIEFFTNNATERENFVAYLKNVLENKNFDAILTDAGILQDIDFFYEVKKRLFAKILPYQAPKDTLQYVLNQIFYADSDPVWINKIPKVELETLFDLFQFETIYESVDASSPMYEVMQAINLLAQRTSGKALETDVMKMVPEYSGLESPFAAFEKELYAIEHTIRSKESEFYTTSLDINFKQLLILYGQCNDFVEKAFQNSSKFGISLRVNQNLLSIKQHLYRIGVLLPLLVIDKPEEKKSKSIELAIKLVKYNCLKTNVRKLFAESTQLLSYEITQHTAKTGEHYITESKTEYFKMLYAAIGGGLIVGILCIIKLLLSKLETSDFGHAFFYSMNYSFGFIAIYILGFTLATKQPAMTAAALISALEDGLKKQANGDGEKHNSFAVLFARLFRSQFIAFVGNVLMAFPVALLGIWLIDLGFNYNIAETKWEKLVTDLSPVHSLAIFHAAIAGFFLFLSGIISGSIANRDKHFNVYYRIQEHPLLKLNFGKAKADKISKWYEHYWAGIVSNFWFGIFLGSTASIGLFLGLNLDIRHITFASGNLALAVYGADYMVNNVMLFWGILGIGIIGFVNFLVSFSLSLGLAFRSRNIPLTELRPIITSIKQHFFRKPLSFFFPTE
- the dinB gene encoding DNA polymerase IV; its protein translation is MSEHYRKIIHVDMDAFYASVEQMDNPELKGKPLAVGGSEIRGVVSAASYEARKFGVRSAISGIQAKKLCPDLIFVPPRFDRYKEISKQIRKIFLDYTDLVEPLSLDEAYLDVTENKKGNPSATLIAQEIRKRIFDEVGLTASAGISVNKFVAKIASDYNKPNGQKTVNPDEVEVFLEKLDIKKFYGVGKVTAEKMYQLGIFTGFDLKQKPMEYLEKHFGNSGFHYFQIVRGIHNSSVKPNRKIKSVGAERTFNENLSSEIFMEERLKSIANELEKRLQKSKISGKTITLKIKYSDFTLQTRSKTLPYFVNDKHIIVDVAKDLLYQERLRNSVRLLGISIHNLNNEEKTNIVLPQKSVSVQLKFEF
- a CDS encoding PAS domain-containing protein, encoding MEFKVYDAAFAKQYEKVAMKAMPLVSWDIFSQYLLQTNVVLHDVRSLHQIANKNQWNTVWDYKESLQDETVIVVTDAQLKIVFASKNIHKMNGYEANEVIGNSPKMFQGAKTDLQVSNEIRQAILNKVPFEKNVINYCKDGSLYKCHIKGFPIFNNKGEVTNFIAFEKIAA
- the pyk gene encoding pyruvate kinase, translated to MPTNKKTKIVATLGPACSTKEVIKNMIDAGVNVFRINFSHADYTDVSERIKIIRELNDEYGYTTSILGDLQGPKLRVGVMKEDVVVSKGDKITFTTAEDILGTASRVYMNYKEFPKDVNPGERILLDDGKLIFEVTKTDKNTEVEAVVVQGGPLKSKKGVNLPNTKVSLPALTEKDIRDAKFAIENKVDWIALSFVRTPQDLEDLQDLITEHSEHKIPIIAKIEKPEAVENIDKIVAFCDGLMVARGDLGVEVPAEEVPLIQKKLIHRAKTARIPVIVATQMMETMITSLTPTRAEVNDVANSVMDGADAVMLSGETSVGNYPVEVIETMTRIIESVEDSPLIKVPISQPQIKNQRFITKSICYHASLMADSINAKAITTLTNSGYTAFQISAWRPKSHILVFTSNHRILTQLNLLWGVRAYFYDKLVSTDDTIDDINTICKERKYVKKGDMVVNLAAMPIVAKGMVNTMRVSEIE